A region of Thermococcus argininiproducens DNA encodes the following proteins:
- a CDS encoding oligosaccharide repeat unit polymerase family protein yields the protein MKALKLFSLAFFTHLLLMVYANTFLSEKLYAAEFPFHKILIAIFISLAFFGVLVFGYLKPIKLPKSVYWLMLFILSFALPGYGQLAVLIMFFLSKEHNVFEKYAKFVLLGSILSIISLYAIEGIPLFHWELRFKLVKPLVLFAFLGGISLTYCTLNWKLKTLVFVLFEILFFVGTFRSLMLLAFLFYFLPYYYDNKLSFERILIALPVFLFVIYLSGNLEGLLTRMGFTFLVFHNIVSVSLPFGFFHGKLLLHSDPRWRIAFMFTLNGRYTYSLFGQPIADFGIFGALEAYLLGTLLRFSEKNKTTASVVLATLIYALESGIDAFLLSVLLLFGGVYYKYSSKG from the coding sequence ATGAAGGCCCTAAAGCTTTTCAGTCTTGCGTTCTTTACCCATCTACTTTTAATGGTTTATGCTAACACTTTTCTAAGTGAAAAACTTTATGCAGCCGAGTTTCCTTTTCACAAGATTCTCATTGCCATATTTATCTCACTGGCCTTCTTTGGAGTTCTCGTTTTTGGATATTTAAAACCAATAAAGCTACCAAAATCAGTATACTGGCTCATGCTATTTATTCTCTCTTTTGCACTTCCCGGTTATGGACAACTTGCTGTTTTAATCATGTTCTTCCTTTCTAAAGAACACAATGTTTTTGAGAAATATGCGAAATTTGTGCTCTTAGGCTCGATTCTCTCCATAATTTCCCTCTATGCCATTGAAGGGATACCCCTTTTCCATTGGGAACTAAGATTCAAACTTGTCAAACCACTTGTCCTTTTTGCATTTTTGGGAGGGATCTCTCTGACATACTGCACATTAAACTGGAAACTCAAAACATTAGTCTTTGTACTCTTTGAAATCTTATTCTTTGTTGGGACTTTTAGGTCTCTGATGCTTCTGGCATTTCTATTCTATTTTCTGCCTTACTATTACGATAACAAGCTGAGTTTTGAGAGAATTCTTATTGCCCTTCCTGTATTCTTGTTTGTGATATATTTAAGCGGAAACCTTGAGGGTCTTTTAACAAGAATGGGCTTTACCTTCTTAGTATTCCACAACATAGTCTCAGTTTCACTTCCATTTGGATTTTTCCATGGAAAACTTTTGCTTCACAGCGATCCAAGATGGAGAATTGCATTTATGTTCACTCTTAATGGGAGATACACATACTCTCTCTTTGGCCAGCCAATAGCAGACTTTGGGATCTTCGGGGCATTAGAAGCTTATCTTCTTGGGACCCTGTTAAGGTTCTCAGAAAAGAATAAAACAACTGCAAGTGTTGTTTTAGCAACTTTAATCTATGCCCTTGAAAGTGGAATTGATGCGTTTTTGCTCTCTGTGTTGTTGCTTTTTGGTGGTGTTTACTACAAATACTCATCGAAAGGCTAA
- a CDS encoding S8 family serine peptidase has protein sequence MDRRTLSVLIVILIVLSAIPTALGSTKTPQISYKVTKIASPNNNQETFIDPSEKIDPKLLEILDGKETQGVLELNNQKIILLHIITTEEISSKILGAEILGKTKVLNNYIYIVKIPVKRDSKTTLRKIASLPEVEAITRINPVEPIEINKNEENSLTFMKLPRSKFAERAKTLRPKESLDKGKVLSFKDILSGELRKLRENSPANRGEAKLAISSAKVKPPSQPTDYFAIYHHGSWNTWFDLGITGEGVNVAVIDSGVDFGNPDLQDAYAVDTNPNSTYYGWPIAFDGNSMINYLLFGYTFADFATFSGYLSSWYANTSYPIEPYPVYGYFGIGYKGNYTTVFTSFDLANVPDDSERAQLINNTLTWIGNVSNILLVDDDGGDLLELFYVSALDSLGANYTYYEIPNETANGPNVTILSNYSLIIWFTGAAYNNTLTNADIGNLTQYLENGGKLWLISGDYLSDGGLDNTTIKYNFTVNYLHILDAIEDYPVPTVIYDHTGDAYYGGEIYQGLWESPTDINADYLYPDANATVLLTGYTVYAYDPQLGGFYYDIKLPLDKTLNIPTQSGNMKLGLHPDMALWNDWYGGFVLVTDPNANQTYDTVYVDLAPSVVIDFNKDSGHTKDNPVIQLDFWDTFDNWFGQDGYADLSGGLIYFIADGVTPIPYSDKVAERWGLSLRIPGNGDLVAFMIGNVYIAGGDHGTLCAAAVGARGRTFLGLTFGNAIGAKIIAEGSLYQGGSWLDYLYFAVEGYDGIVGTGDEALVASNSYSVSSDTQKGFSWYERFLYYMTEMYAPNTVFLFAMGNGGPGYGTNHRYASSPGVIGVGGAVEFGYRALFGYDDGPWGFELANYGDVVWFSDRGPSALGRVKPDVLAVGAYALGSLPVNYVGDGYWSSDLWSGTSLATPMAAGIAALVYEAFYESHGRWPTAQEVKEILMSTAKNVNHDVFSQGAGFLNAYKAVQAAMELDGILVSPTKWQAGHTDYPAFANVIYPGESVSKTFEVRNMNSTEPKTIEISAERFEKIGEVELDVIGNSWAYYRVDQYIPNGTDLMKITLYTEYKYFDSNGDYSSDAYPWFRVWDVTYVGNTSTLNLLTQGLNEGNSVSASLGDPLTKFHDEMWIQVRDLWYYYGKTDTYPAKLKLEFYKRVPWDWISLETNSLTVPANGSVTFEATVTVPENTSYGVYGGAIYLKYNGEETTIPISVAVASPTANFEFGGNTTASGLYDNSNVYGFFDWGWRYESGDWRVFHFNIPESEEGSYVLVDLDWENEMTDINLHLLGPVVDEWSTTYPDTFGPYTLKEIGRSDDGYVSAGLFLYQTTSGDTEELIGAKAINGLNAILLHNVLLNGTKNYETFFGKVGLAKIYPERWVETLDSQTGQNTFMVELPAWAGNITATAFGFSTPMAYSNVIAPSTGDSHYYTVNVTTSPILDVELNSIWDDLVGLDLDLYVYYNASGTLIEVGSSTTATSDETVTLNFPNPGQYVIEVYSWSNPAPGSATYDLKITTIDGTELQIKNITESNGTYTITAAYNLTDDHMNATLPLNGIILIGTNKNPLLFQVPVVLTPSPYDVKIAGIETSGVPYVDGIYNVTIYVTNEGLSNATDVEVMLIRDNIPTDIQVSIATIAPGEIYNVTFTIPVGDALLHEYKFTVNAPQDINMENNEKLVYAQAYEEDTFGQELTSRKALFSESIGVAEITQINTAGGKKVRTTVEGENGAIVTVFIDIPKDRPGYYIRITGGKELSRTLIELPETRALKVQVQITSPANRTQILVLYPLTGQERILQLNYFYYLSYRVQIFKFNKLYKEALELGVSNETLQQALALNQTAAEYYNSAIEMSDYRIPPYLGDMRLIIPLRNAYLNIRNAIKLLEEAIREIESS, from the coding sequence ATGGATAGACGGACATTGAGTGTTCTTATTGTAATATTGATCGTACTTTCAGCAATTCCTACTGCCTTAGGCTCTACAAAGACCCCTCAAATTTCATATAAAGTAACAAAAATCGCCTCCCCAAATAATAACCAAGAGACATTCATAGACCCATCAGAAAAAATCGATCCTAAATTACTTGAAATCCTAGATGGAAAAGAAACACAAGGAGTTCTTGAACTCAATAATCAAAAGATAATCCTACTTCATATTATAACAACAGAAGAAATTAGTTCTAAAATACTCGGTGCAGAAATTCTAGGAAAGACAAAAGTTCTAAATAATTACATTTACATCGTAAAAATTCCAGTAAAAAGAGATAGCAAAACCACATTAAGAAAGATCGCATCTCTTCCAGAAGTAGAAGCAATCACACGTATAAACCCAGTAGAACCTATTGAAATCAATAAAAATGAAGAAAATTCTTTAACATTCATGAAACTACCTCGCTCAAAATTCGCTGAAAGAGCTAAAACATTGAGACCAAAAGAAAGCTTAGATAAGGGGAAAGTGCTTTCTTTCAAAGATATTCTCTCAGGAGAGCTCAGAAAGCTTAGAGAAAACAGTCCTGCAAATCGGGGAGAAGCCAAATTAGCTATCTCAAGTGCCAAAGTCAAACCTCCATCACAACCTACTGATTATTTCGCTATATACCATCATGGTTCTTGGAATACCTGGTTTGATCTAGGGATCACTGGAGAAGGAGTAAATGTAGCAGTAATAGATAGTGGTGTCGATTTTGGAAACCCTGATCTTCAGGATGCTTATGCAGTTGATACAAATCCGAACTCTACATACTATGGGTGGCCAATAGCTTTTGACGGAAACTCCATGATCAATTATCTGCTTTTTGGATATACATTTGCAGACTTTGCCACATTCTCAGGATATCTATCCTCATGGTATGCCAACACAAGCTACCCAATTGAACCATATCCTGTATATGGATACTTTGGAATTGGATACAAAGGAAACTACACTACGGTCTTCACTAGCTTTGATTTAGCAAATGTTCCAGATGATAGTGAAAGAGCCCAACTTATCAACAACACTCTCACGTGGATTGGAAACGTGAGTAATATTCTTCTTGTGGATGATGATGGAGGAGATCTTCTAGAATTGTTCTATGTCAGTGCCCTAGATTCTCTAGGTGCTAATTACACCTACTATGAAATTCCAAATGAGACTGCTAACGGACCAAATGTTACAATATTAAGTAATTACAGCCTTATCATATGGTTTACAGGAGCTGCTTACAACAACACTCTCACAAATGCCGACATTGGGAACCTTACTCAGTATCTCGAAAATGGAGGAAAACTTTGGCTAATAAGTGGTGACTACTTATCTGATGGAGGTTTAGATAACACAACCATCAAGTATAATTTCACTGTAAATTACCTCCACATTCTGGATGCCATAGAGGACTACCCAGTACCCACTGTCATATATGACCACACAGGAGATGCCTATTATGGAGGAGAAATCTATCAAGGCCTATGGGAAAGCCCAACTGATATAAATGCAGATTACCTTTATCCAGATGCTAATGCAACAGTTCTCCTTACTGGGTATACAGTCTATGCATATGATCCTCAACTTGGAGGTTTCTACTATGATATTAAACTACCTCTTGACAAAACCTTGAACATTCCAACACAAAGCGGAAATATGAAACTTGGGCTTCACCCAGATATGGCGCTCTGGAATGACTGGTATGGAGGATTCGTCCTCGTAACAGATCCAAATGCAAATCAAACATACGATACCGTATATGTTGACCTAGCTCCCTCAGTAGTTATTGACTTTAACAAAGATAGTGGGCACACTAAGGATAATCCCGTGATCCAATTAGACTTCTGGGACACCTTCGATAATTGGTTTGGTCAAGACGGATATGCAGACCTGTCAGGAGGATTAATCTACTTCATAGCAGATGGAGTAACTCCAATACCATATTCTGACAAAGTTGCTGAGAGATGGGGACTTTCACTCAGAATACCTGGAAATGGTGATCTTGTAGCATTCATGATAGGTAACGTTTACATTGCAGGAGGAGACCACGGAACACTTTGTGCTGCTGCTGTGGGTGCGAGAGGTAGAACTTTCCTAGGATTAACATTTGGTAACGCAATTGGAGCAAAGATAATTGCAGAAGGTTCATTGTACCAAGGGGGTAGTTGGTTAGATTACCTTTACTTCGCAGTTGAGGGGTATGATGGAATAGTTGGTACAGGAGATGAGGCCCTTGTAGCAAGCAACAGCTATTCCGTATCCTCTGATACCCAAAAAGGATTCAGCTGGTATGAGAGATTCCTCTATTACATGACCGAAATGTATGCTCCAAACACAGTGTTCTTGTTTGCTATGGGTAATGGAGGACCAGGATATGGTACCAACCATAGGTATGCCTCATCCCCCGGAGTAATAGGTGTAGGTGGAGCGGTGGAGTTTGGTTATAGAGCATTATTTGGTTATGACGATGGTCCATGGGGCTTTGAATTAGCCAACTATGGAGATGTTGTATGGTTCTCAGACAGAGGACCCAGTGCATTAGGTAGAGTAAAACCAGATGTGCTGGCTGTAGGCGCATATGCTCTTGGAAGCCTACCTGTTAATTACGTAGGAGATGGATACTGGTCTAGTGACTTATGGAGCGGAACAAGCTTAGCTACGCCAATGGCTGCTGGTATCGCAGCTTTAGTTTACGAAGCTTTCTATGAAAGCCATGGAAGGTGGCCAACCGCTCAAGAGGTAAAAGAAATACTAATGAGTACAGCAAAGAATGTCAATCATGATGTATTCAGTCAAGGAGCTGGATTCTTGAACGCATACAAAGCAGTTCAAGCCGCCATGGAATTAGATGGAATCTTAGTTTCTCCAACTAAATGGCAGGCCGGCCACACAGACTATCCAGCATTTGCAAATGTTATCTATCCCGGAGAAAGCGTTTCAAAGACATTTGAAGTTAGAAATATGAATTCCACCGAACCTAAAACCATTGAAATTTCAGCTGAGAGATTTGAAAAGATCGGAGAGGTAGAGTTGGATGTTATAGGAAACTCATGGGCATATTATAGAGTGGATCAGTACATACCAAATGGAACTGATCTAATGAAAATTACTCTATACACAGAATACAAATACTTTGACAGTAATGGAGATTATTCCTCTGATGCATATCCATGGTTCAGGGTATGGGATGTTACATACGTCGGCAATACCTCTACTCTAAACTTACTCACACAAGGGTTAAATGAAGGTAATTCGGTATCAGCCTCCCTAGGAGATCCCCTCACGAAGTTCCATGATGAAATGTGGATCCAAGTTAGAGACCTATGGTATTATTATGGAAAAACCGATACATACCCGGCAAAACTCAAACTAGAATTCTATAAACGAGTGCCTTGGGACTGGATAAGCTTAGAAACCAATTCCTTAACAGTACCCGCTAATGGAAGTGTAACGTTTGAAGCAACAGTAACAGTTCCAGAGAACACATCATATGGAGTCTATGGAGGAGCCATTTATCTCAAATATAACGGAGAAGAGACCACTATCCCCATAAGCGTAGCTGTAGCTTCACCCACTGCTAACTTTGAATTTGGAGGCAATACTACTGCCAGTGGCCTCTATGATAACAGCAATGTATACGGATTCTTCGATTGGGGATGGAGATACGAAAGCGGAGATTGGAGAGTCTTCCACTTCAATATTCCAGAAAGTGAAGAAGGAAGCTATGTACTAGTTGATTTGGACTGGGAAAATGAAATGACAGACATAAACCTACATCTACTCGGGCCTGTTGTAGATGAGTGGAGCACAACATATCCAGACACCTTTGGCCCATATACGCTAAAAGAAATAGGCAGAAGTGATGATGGCTATGTCAGTGCTGGATTATTCCTATACCAAACTACCAGTGGAGATACGGAAGAGCTAATAGGAGCAAAAGCCATCAATGGACTAAATGCCATATTGTTACACAATGTACTCCTCAACGGCACTAAGAACTATGAGACATTCTTCGGAAAGGTAGGTCTTGCTAAAATATATCCCGAGAGATGGGTAGAGACTCTCGACTCACAAACTGGACAAAATACATTCATGGTTGAACTCCCAGCATGGGCCGGAAATATTACAGCGACAGCTTTTGGATTTAGTACTCCAATGGCTTACAGTAACGTAATAGCACCATCTACTGGAGACTCCCACTATTATACTGTAAATGTAACTACCTCACCAATTCTTGATGTAGAACTCAATAGTATCTGGGACGATCTCGTAGGCCTTGACTTGGATCTTTATGTATACTACAACGCCAGTGGTACTCTCATCGAAGTAGGAAGCTCAACAACCGCGACTTCAGATGAAACGGTCACACTTAACTTCCCCAATCCTGGTCAATACGTTATCGAAGTTTACTCATGGTCTAATCCCGCTCCGGGAAGTGCTACTTACGACTTGAAGATTACAACAATAGATGGAACAGAGCTTCAGATCAAGAATATCACAGAATCTAATGGAACCTATACCATAACTGCTGCTTATAATCTAACAGATGACCATATGAATGCTACATTGCCACTTAACGGTATAATACTCATCGGAACAAACAAGAATCCACTTCTCTTCCAAGTACCAGTTGTGTTAACACCTTCGCCCTATGATGTCAAAATCGCAGGAATTGAAACTAGTGGTGTACCATACGTAGATGGGATTTACAATGTAACTATCTACGTGACAAATGAAGGACTCAGCAATGCTACAGATGTCGAGGTAATGCTCATAAGAGACAATATTCCAACTGACATTCAAGTATCAATAGCAACCATTGCCCCAGGAGAAATATACAATGTAACCTTTACTATCCCCGTGGGAGATGCTCTGCTACATGAGTACAAGTTCACTGTAAATGCTCCTCAAGACATAAACATGGAGAATAACGAAAAACTAGTTTATGCTCAAGCTTATGAAGAGGATACATTTGGACAAGAACTCACGAGCAGAAAGGCACTATTCAGTGAGAGTATAGGAGTCGCAGAGATAACCCAGATAAATACTGCTGGTGGAAAGAAAGTAAGAACAACTGTAGAAGGCGAAAACGGTGCTATAGTAACAGTATTCATTGACATTCCTAAAGACAGACCAGGATACTACATAAGAATCACTGGAGGAAAGGAACTATCAAGAACCCTCATAGAACTACCAGAAACAAGGGCCCTTAAGGTACAAGTCCAGATAACCTCCCCTGCCAATAGAACACAAATCCTAGTGTTATATCCACTCACAGGACAAGAACGTATACTCCAATTAAACTACTTCTATTACCTCTCCTATCGGGTACAAATATTCAAGTTTAACAAGCTCTATAAGGAGGCCCTAGAACTGGGAGTTAGCAATGAAACACTACAACAAGCATTAGCACTTAACCAAACCGCTGCTGAATACTACAACTCCGCAATAGAAATGAGTGACTATCGCATACCTCCATACCTAGGAGACATGAGATTAATAATACCTTTAAGGAACGCATACTTAAACATAAGAAACGCCATAAAACTCCTTGAAGAAGCCATACGTGAGATAGAAAGCTCTTAA
- a CDS encoding M20 metallopeptidase family protein, translating into MNPLEEALKIKEQIIAWRRDFHMHPELGYEEERTSQIVEEHLKEWGYKIKRVGTGIIAEIGNGTKTIALRADMDALPIQEENDVPYKSRIPGKMHACGHDAHTAMLLGTAKIIAQHVDELPNKVRLVFQPAEEGGNGALKMIEGGALENVNAIFGIHVWRNLPSGVIGIRDGPLMAGVGKFDVKIIGKGGHGALPHETIDPMPIAAQAILAFQTIISRNLNPLESGVISVGVIKGGNAFNIISGEVEMSGTYRFFNTETKDLIEKRINEVLKGLTSAYGASYELKVEEIGPPTINDPKMAELVKTIAKRMGLNVVEAKKTMGAEDFAFYLQKVPGAFIFLGTKNEAKGIIHPHHHPKFDVDEEILHLGTALEVGLAFETL; encoded by the coding sequence ATGAACCCCCTTGAAGAAGCCCTTAAAATTAAAGAGCAGATAATTGCCTGGCGTAGAGATTTTCACATGCACCCCGAGCTTGGTTATGAAGAGGAACGAACCTCTCAAATAGTTGAAGAGCATTTGAAAGAATGGGGATACAAAATTAAGCGTGTTGGAACAGGAATAATAGCAGAAATTGGGAATGGAACAAAAACAATAGCATTAAGAGCTGATATGGATGCGTTGCCGATTCAGGAGGAGAATGATGTCCCTTACAAGTCCAGAATTCCAGGAAAAATGCACGCTTGCGGTCATGATGCACATACGGCAATGCTCCTCGGAACAGCAAAAATAATAGCTCAACATGTGGACGAACTCCCTAATAAAGTCAGATTAGTATTCCAACCGGCAGAAGAAGGAGGTAATGGAGCACTCAAAATGATTGAAGGCGGTGCTCTAGAAAATGTAAATGCTATTTTCGGCATTCATGTATGGAGGAATCTTCCAAGTGGTGTTATAGGAATTAGAGATGGACCACTCATGGCCGGGGTTGGAAAATTTGACGTGAAGATTATTGGAAAAGGCGGACATGGTGCTTTACCCCACGAAACTATTGATCCCATGCCAATAGCTGCCCAAGCAATTTTAGCCTTTCAAACAATAATAAGTAGAAACCTAAACCCATTAGAAAGTGGTGTTATAAGTGTAGGAGTTATAAAAGGTGGAAACGCATTTAACATAATCTCCGGAGAAGTTGAGATGAGTGGAACCTATCGATTTTTCAATACAGAAACCAAAGATCTCATTGAAAAAAGAATTAACGAAGTTCTAAAGGGACTAACCTCTGCATATGGGGCCTCTTATGAATTGAAAGTTGAAGAAATAGGACCACCGACAATAAATGACCCTAAGATGGCAGAATTAGTAAAAACAATTGCCAAGAGAATGGGGTTAAATGTTGTCGAGGCCAAAAAAACAATGGGAGCTGAAGATTTTGCATTCTATTTACAAAAAGTACCAGGAGCCTTTATTTTCCTTGGAACAAAGAACGAAGCAAAGGGAATAATCCATCCCCATCATCATCCAAAATTTGATGTAGATGAGGAGATATTGCACCTAGGAACAGCTTTAGAGGTTGGACTGGCTTTTGAGACACTTTAG
- a CDS encoding glycosyltransferase family 39 protein: MKRSKFALLLITSFIVRLIPHRTLLLAVYDEYLHRDLTLRIVNNGIGVLSKDVGSLLGLKAYSYPPLFHVIGAFIYSIFETDYVFFILPAIYGILSLVAFYYLSKEILEDEKKAFLATLLVGFAPNFVYRTSLYIPENLGILLFVIGLWLLVRFFKTGEPKYIASLIVLLPIYMVTHRGWVFFVGVGILMAFIYFIPWVKKHLHYLVGLAFIGVLLYYAPVSGEFIRGLISRMPREEVTALGYLKWIGIIQLIFGVLATKRYFEGGPIRQGLALWAWSFMIFGSIAFRFRDPYASLPLSIMAAEFLVDEVFPRVQWALEKITADISGWGAGVFRKLLLNKKIVSLAIALLFLGPVFQGAYSAYAYITPPTVKDKEAFEWIKENTPEDAVFLVWWDLGYLLIGNTHRKDVVMWKKVYQGFFEKAPDPQEAKKAYADHVVMFSSTQKDRVYTLMKAYNVSYVYVDKYRRAYGLIKYGLMEYAPYDTHFKTLFVNGNSELYEFVPNPPLLPPTQDKILYSGEHEKFVEFLERFWTGYNYADFDDGYKGDYFLNARIARIYSYLYQETGNEWFKERYEWLLRWLAYKQLENGGFPEGVPPNDFTLYTAFTIEPLKGLSFEGQEKTMSYLRTRIQEDYIMTTSKDKKGDLFAEAQMLPILYEYGLFNKTVLDNIITKILDEQRSDGSWKKSLGGTIVTAFGLARYYQLSGDERVLPAIKKAAEWIREQQEDNGRFKGEKGYGYSRATYANVLFVYHIAGMEREKEQMLEIIKTTYDLNKEPRPLQSTLDIFRALEYIYGIRGAIDLVEGMISSQSF, from the coding sequence ATGAAAAGGTCCAAATTTGCATTGTTACTTATAACATCTTTCATTGTGAGACTGATTCCTCATAGAACTTTGTTACTTGCTGTTTATGATGAATATCTTCACAGAGATCTTACTTTGAGAATAGTAAACAACGGAATAGGTGTACTTTCAAAGGATGTGGGTTCTCTTTTAGGGCTTAAAGCCTATAGTTATCCTCCATTATTCCATGTAATAGGTGCGTTCATATATTCCATTTTCGAGACTGATTATGTCTTTTTCATCCTGCCAGCTATCTATGGGATTTTATCTCTAGTTGCATTTTATTATCTATCCAAGGAGATTTTAGAAGATGAGAAAAAGGCTTTTCTAGCAACTCTTTTAGTGGGTTTTGCTCCAAATTTTGTTTACAGGACAAGCCTCTACATTCCAGAAAATCTGGGAATATTGTTATTTGTAATTGGCTTATGGCTCTTAGTGCGGTTTTTTAAAACTGGAGAACCAAAGTATATAGCATCCTTAATAGTTTTACTACCTATTTACATGGTTACACACAGGGGATGGGTATTTTTTGTTGGTGTGGGAATTCTAATGGCATTTATATATTTCATTCCTTGGGTTAAGAAACATCTTCATTATTTAGTAGGGTTGGCCTTTATTGGTGTGTTACTTTACTATGCTCCTGTTAGTGGTGAGTTTATAAGAGGTCTCATCTCAAGAATGCCAAGGGAAGAGGTTACAGCTTTAGGATACCTCAAGTGGATTGGTATTATCCAACTAATCTTTGGAGTTCTAGCCACTAAAAGATACTTTGAAGGGGGGCCAATCAGGCAAGGGCTAGCTTTATGGGCTTGGTCTTTCATGATTTTTGGGAGTATTGCCTTTAGGTTTAGAGATCCCTATGCTTCGTTACCTCTATCAATAATGGCAGCAGAATTTTTGGTTGATGAAGTATTTCCACGAGTTCAATGGGCCTTGGAGAAAATAACCGCCGACATAAGTGGGTGGGGAGCAGGAGTATTTAGAAAACTACTATTAAACAAAAAAATTGTATCTCTTGCGATAGCTTTACTCTTCCTTGGCCCCGTTTTTCAAGGTGCATATTCAGCTTATGCTTATATAACCCCTCCGACAGTGAAAGACAAAGAGGCTTTTGAGTGGATAAAAGAGAACACACCGGAAGACGCAGTATTCTTAGTATGGTGGGACTTAGGATATTTATTAATTGGTAACACTCATAGAAAAGACGTGGTGATGTGGAAGAAAGTTTATCAGGGGTTTTTTGAGAAAGCTCCTGACCCTCAGGAGGCAAAGAAGGCATACGCAGATCATGTGGTGATGTTTAGTTCTACTCAGAAAGATAGAGTTTACACTCTAATGAAAGCATACAATGTGAGCTATGTGTATGTGGATAAATACAGAAGAGCTTACGGTCTTATAAAGTATGGGCTTATGGAGTATGCACCTTATGATACACACTTTAAGACGCTTTTTGTCAATGGAAACTCAGAGCTTTACGAGTTTGTTCCAAACCCTCCCTTGCTACCCCCTACTCAGGATAAAATATTATATTCTGGAGAGCATGAGAAGTTTGTGGAGTTCTTAGAGCGTTTTTGGACGGGTTATAACTATGCCGACTTTGATGATGGATATAAAGGTGATTACTTCCTTAATGCCAGAATAGCTAGGATTTATTCATACCTCTATCAAGAAACCGGAAACGAATGGTTTAAAGAGAGGTATGAATGGTTACTCAGATGGCTCGCGTATAAACAACTTGAAAACGGGGGGTTCCCAGAAGGGGTCCCGCCGAACGATTTTACTCTCTATACTGCGTTCACGATAGAGCCTCTTAAAGGATTATCCTTTGAAGGACAGGAAAAAACCATGTCCTATCTGAGAACGAGGATTCAAGAGGATTATATTATGACAACATCAAAAGATAAGAAGGGAGATTTATTTGCCGAAGCTCAGATGTTGCCTATTCTCTATGAGTATGGATTATTCAACAAGACTGTTTTGGATAATATAATAACAAAGATCTTGGATGAACAAAGAAGCGATGGGAGCTGGAAAAAGAGCTTGGGAGGTACAATAGTTACGGCATTTGGCTTGGCTAGATATTACCAACTTAGTGGAGATGAGAGAGTTTTGCCAGCAATTAAAAAGGCAGCAGAATGGATTAGAGAGCAGCAGGAGGATAATGGTAGATTTAAAGGCGAAAAAGGTTATGGTTATTCAAGAGCCACCTATGCAAATGTTCTTTTTGTTTATCACATTGCAGGGATGGAACGTGAAAAAGAGCAAATGCTTGAGATCATCAAAACCACTTATGATCTTAATAAAGAACCGAGACCATTGCAGAGCACATTGGATATCTTTCGGGCTTTAGAGTACATATATGGCATTAGGGGTGCTATCGATTTAGTTGAAGGGATGATCTCTTCCCAATCTTTTTGA